In Halococcus salifodinae DSM 8989, one DNA window encodes the following:
- a CDS encoding TAXI family TRAP transporter solute-binding subunit has translation MAEKDANDRRDTIDRTRNTSRRRFLQTAGAVGVVGATGLAGCSGGGGGENGSGDNGSGGGETASGGADTTSGSGTESGGGNESGNESGGGGGGSSNLVWDAGGTGGTYFPLSNEIKQVVEDNTDFSLQVRSTGASVENVGSLSDGSADFALIQNDIASFAKNGEGIEAFEGNAIESLRGVGTLYPETITVVTPGDSDIASIADLSGATINTGDLGSGTQVDALTILEAIGVSDFTEQNTDFSQAAEQIQNGDIDAAFIVGGWPVGAIAELAETSSIGIVPIEGEERQQVKEAASFFADDEIPGGTYAGIDEAKPTVAVQAMIATTTEVPEATVETVTAAIFDNVSDLTIKTEFISAGSAQEGMSIELHPGAAAYFESAGGAGNATNASDGNTTDGGMTTSDGNMTGGNASGNTTEDSTSMAETTASDAGNTTDTNAS, from the coding sequence ATGGCAGAGAAAGACGCCAACGACCGACGAGACACGATCGATCGAACTCGGAACACCTCGCGGCGGCGGTTCCTGCAAACGGCCGGCGCGGTCGGCGTCGTGGGTGCGACAGGTCTCGCGGGCTGTAGCGGCGGTGGCGGCGGCGAGAACGGCTCGGGCGACAACGGTTCCGGTGGCGGTGAGACCGCCTCCGGTGGGGCGGACACCACATCCGGAAGCGGCACGGAAAGCGGCGGGGGCAACGAGAGCGGAAACGAGTCCGGCGGTGGCGGGGGCGGCAGCAGCAACCTCGTCTGGGACGCTGGCGGCACCGGCGGGACGTACTTCCCGCTCTCGAACGAGATCAAGCAGGTCGTCGAGGACAACACCGACTTCAGCCTCCAGGTTCGCTCGACGGGTGCATCGGTCGAGAACGTCGGCAGCCTCTCGGACGGCTCCGCCGACTTCGCGCTGATCCAGAACGACATCGCCTCGTTCGCGAAGAACGGCGAGGGGATCGAGGCCTTCGAAGGCAACGCCATCGAGAGCCTACGGGGTGTGGGGACGCTGTACCCCGAAACCATCACCGTCGTCACGCCGGGCGACAGCGATATCGCGTCGATTGCGGATCTGAGCGGCGCGACGATCAACACCGGTGACCTCGGTAGCGGGACGCAGGTCGACGCGCTCACGATCCTCGAAGCGATCGGCGTCTCGGATTTCACCGAGCAGAACACCGACTTCTCGCAGGCGGCCGAGCAGATCCAGAACGGCGACATCGACGCCGCGTTCATCGTCGGCGGCTGGCCGGTCGGCGCGATCGCCGAACTCGCCGAGACGAGTTCGATCGGGATCGTCCCCATCGAGGGCGAGGAACGCCAGCAGGTCAAGGAGGCCGCCAGCTTCTTCGCCGACGACGAGATCCCCGGCGGCACCTACGCGGGCATCGATGAGGCGAAGCCGACGGTCGCAGTGCAGGCGATGATCGCCACGACCACCGAAGTCCCCGAGGCCACCGTCGAGACCGTGACCGCCGCGATCTTCGACAACGTCTCCGATCTCACGATCAAGACGGAGTTCATCAGCGCCGGCTCCGCCCAGGAGGGGATGTCGATCGAACTCCACCCCGGTGCGGCGGCGTACTTCGAGTCGGCCGGTGGCGCTGGCAACGCGACCAACGCCTCGGATGGGAACACGACCGACGGCGGGATGACCACGTCGGATGGAAACATGACCGGCGGCAACGCGTCCGGCAATACGACGGAAGACAGCACGTCGATGGCCGAAACGACCGCATCGGACGCCGGAAACACGACCGACACCAACGCCTCGTAG
- the proS gene encoding proline--tRNA ligase has product MSEPETQELGITESKEHSPGEWYAEVVQKAGLADYAPMGGFIVTRPRGYALWERIQDHLDGWFKETGVENTYFPMFIPESYLEREKEIVEGFDPEVAWVTQAGSDELDERLAVRPTSESIITPFMSQWIRSHRDLPMRLNQWCSVVRWEATDTKPFIRTKEFLWQEGHTAHRDEESAWEETMLRLDQYRRVHEEVLALPVLEGRKPEHDKFPGAHTTAAIESLMPDGKALQSATSHYLGDGFAEAFDVTYVDEDENEHVAHTASWGLSWRALGGMIMTHSDDQGLSLPPTLAPEQVVIVPIWQEDTRDEVLEYAADLAAELDEADVRVELDDRDERNPGFKFNEWELKGVPLRIEIGPNEVQSDEATVVHRPDGESAVEDREGIVEAVSDHLDTIHAKLYAAAEQDLEENVREAESRDELLGTIGRHGGIVKTGWCGDEDCEAAIKDEIAAEIVMVPLERDTDPVHEECVVCDDTAVETAYFAKSY; this is encoded by the coding sequence ATGAGCGAGCCGGAAACACAGGAACTCGGCATCACCGAGTCGAAGGAGCACAGCCCCGGCGAGTGGTACGCCGAAGTCGTCCAGAAGGCGGGTCTCGCGGACTACGCCCCGATGGGCGGGTTCATCGTCACGCGCCCTCGCGGGTACGCGCTCTGGGAACGCATTCAGGACCATCTCGACGGCTGGTTCAAAGAGACGGGGGTGGAGAACACCTACTTCCCCATGTTCATCCCTGAGAGCTACCTCGAACGCGAGAAGGAGATCGTCGAGGGGTTCGACCCCGAGGTGGCGTGGGTGACCCAGGCCGGCAGCGACGAACTCGACGAGCGCCTCGCGGTCCGCCCCACCAGCGAGTCGATCATCACGCCGTTCATGAGCCAGTGGATCAGGAGCCACCGCGATCTCCCGATGCGGCTGAATCAGTGGTGTTCGGTGGTCCGCTGGGAAGCAACGGATACGAAGCCGTTCATCCGGACCAAGGAGTTCCTCTGGCAGGAGGGCCACACCGCCCATCGCGACGAGGAGAGCGCGTGGGAGGAGACGATGCTCCGCCTCGACCAGTACCGTCGGGTCCACGAGGAAGTACTCGCGCTCCCCGTCCTCGAAGGTCGAAAGCCCGAACACGACAAGTTCCCCGGCGCGCACACCACCGCGGCGATCGAATCGCTGATGCCCGACGGCAAGGCACTCCAGTCCGCGACCAGTCACTACCTGGGTGATGGGTTCGCCGAGGCGTTCGACGTGACCTACGTCGACGAGGACGAGAACGAGCACGTCGCCCACACCGCCTCGTGGGGGCTGTCGTGGCGCGCACTCGGCGGGATGATCATGACCCACTCGGACGATCAGGGACTCAGCCTCCCCCCGACGCTCGCGCCCGAACAGGTCGTCATCGTCCCGATCTGGCAGGAAGACACCCGTGACGAGGTGCTCGAATACGCCGCCGACCTCGCCGCCGAACTCGACGAGGCGGACGTTCGAGTGGAGCTCGACGATCGCGACGAGCGCAATCCCGGCTTCAAGTTCAACGAGTGGGAGCTGAAGGGCGTCCCGCTCCGGATCGAGATCGGGCCGAACGAGGTCCAGAGTGATGAGGCGACCGTCGTCCACCGCCCCGACGGTGAGTCCGCGGTCGAGGACCGTGAGGGGATCGTCGAGGCGGTCAGCGACCACCTCGACACGATTCACGCGAAGCTCTACGCCGCCGCCGAGCAGGACCTCGAAGAGAACGTTCGCGAGGCAGAGAGCCGCGACGAGCTGCTGGGAACCATCGGTCGCCACGGCGGGATCGTGAAGACCGGCTGGTGTGGCGACGAGGACTGCGAGGCCGCGATCAAAGACGAGATCGCCGCCGAGATAGTGATGGTGCCGCTGGAGCGCGACACCGACCCCGTTCACGAGGAGTGTGTCGTCTGTGACGATACGGCAGTCGAGACGGCGTACTTCGCCAAGTCGTACTGA
- the gltB gene encoding glutamate synthase large subunit, producing the protein MTDQPFSGERSAATAGLADPTDVRANCGVGVVMDLDGGADRSVVADGLELLTNLEHRGTTGAEESTGDGAGIMVQTPHDFFADELDISLPDTYAVGSLFFPQDDGAREELQTLVADTLAEHDLAVRHWRAVPTDNSDLGQTALDSEPAVYQAFVVPENSIDDETFGHRLYVGRRAIEKRITERDLDGSERFYVCSLDRQTLVYKGLLKGDQVAGYYPDLTDSRLHSTFVLVHARFSTNTLGAWHLAHPYRGIIHNGEINTIQGNVNWMRARETDVSTEAFDVDAVKPVIADENQSDTASVDNALELLMQSGRDLPHALRLLIPEAFRGEDHEMSDDREAFYDFHASLSEPWDGPALVAATDGTRVGAVLDRNGFRPCRYEVTTDDRLVMASETGALDLDPAEVKERGRLEPGQLFLADPEEGRVVPDAEVFDDLADPKYAEWIEQEQVQLDGIAGEAAHEHADREPHETVDGLRAHQALYGYTHDELDNLLEPMATKGKDPVGSMGDDTPLSVLSQFNRPLFTYFKQLFAQVTNPPLDYIREELVTSLETRLGHQRNLLDESPAHACQLVCDSPVLSDAATAAIKGMDGDGANGLTTKTIDITYEPADGTDGAGDLETAVERVREAATAAAEAGHDVLVLSDRAASDERVPIPSLLATGGVHHHLVRNGLRNHVGLVVESGDPRAVHHLATLVGYGAGAVNPYLAYQTIADLTAGADGAAREEAVASYVDALEDGLLKIMSKMGISTVQSYQGAQIFEAVGLDSDFVVEYFEGTAARTEGIGLDEIEADLHDRHAVAFGDDPDIERQGEYEHRSDGIFHEWNPKSVGALQQAVRRGDYEQYQEFAQLMNDQNEELQTLRGLLEFDSSREPIPIEEVEPVHEIVERFSTAAMSLGSLSPEMHETNAIAMNRLGAKSNTGEGGEPPERFGTEKECNVKQVASGRFGVTSEYLSSADELQIKMAQGSKPGEGGHLPGKKVNEMIAHVRYATPGVGLISPPPLHDIYSIEDLKQLIHDLKAANPDADINVKLVSEAGIGTIAAGVAKANADVVHISGHSGGTGASPRTSIKNAGLPWELGLAEANQLLRETKLRSRIRVSADGGMKTGRDVAVAALLGAEEYIFGTASLVTSGCVMARQCHENTCPVGVATQREELRDRFPGEPEHVVNYMTFIAQELREIMADLGFRTVEEMVGRPSHLRQRDDVTQEKAKKLDLSAVLAEPWADGDADRDGDESGDEQRTKTREQNHEIDGQLDHDLIADAEPAIERGEPVHLDREISNVDRAVGATLSNRISNAHGGDGLDEDSITIDFDGVAGQSFGAFLAAGVTMNLTGTANDYVGKGLSGGKLVVNTPERAPYEPEKNVLIGNVALYGATEGEVYVNGKAGERFAVRNSGVKGVVESVGDHGCEYMTGGAIAVLGETGKNFAAGMSGGVAYVLDREGDFESSVNHGMVSTTRELEDKDEEMLRRLVENHVAYTGSDRGEYVLDNWESELEHVVKVMPDAYAEVIAERESADVRTQPPAHATTAGGERPVVEGGAD; encoded by the coding sequence ATGACCGATCAACCGTTCTCCGGAGAGCGTTCGGCGGCCACTGCAGGCCTCGCCGATCCCACGGACGTACGGGCGAACTGTGGTGTTGGCGTCGTGATGGACCTCGATGGCGGGGCCGATCGTTCGGTCGTCGCCGACGGGCTCGAACTCCTCACGAACCTCGAACACCGCGGGACGACCGGAGCCGAGGAGTCGACCGGCGACGGCGCGGGAATCATGGTCCAGACCCCACACGACTTCTTCGCCGACGAACTCGATATTTCACTTCCCGATACCTACGCGGTCGGTTCGCTGTTCTTCCCGCAGGACGACGGAGCACGCGAGGAGCTACAGACCCTCGTCGCCGACACGCTCGCCGAGCACGATCTTGCAGTGCGTCACTGGCGGGCGGTCCCGACCGACAACAGCGATCTCGGACAGACGGCGCTCGACTCCGAACCCGCCGTCTATCAGGCGTTCGTCGTTCCTGAGAACTCGATCGACGACGAAACGTTCGGCCATCGGCTGTACGTCGGTCGGCGCGCCATCGAGAAGCGAATCACGGAGCGCGATCTCGACGGAAGCGAGCGCTTCTACGTCTGCTCGCTCGATCGACAGACGCTGGTCTACAAGGGCCTGCTGAAGGGCGACCAGGTCGCCGGCTACTACCCCGACCTCACCGACTCTCGACTCCACTCGACGTTCGTCCTCGTCCATGCGCGCTTCTCGACCAACACGCTCGGCGCGTGGCATCTCGCCCATCCGTACCGGGGCATCATCCATAACGGCGAGATCAACACCATCCAAGGGAACGTCAACTGGATGCGCGCGCGCGAGACCGACGTCAGCACGGAGGCGTTCGACGTAGACGCCGTGAAACCCGTCATCGCCGACGAGAACCAATCGGACACCGCGAGCGTCGACAACGCCTTGGAACTCCTCATGCAGTCGGGCCGGGATCTGCCCCACGCGCTGCGACTCCTGATCCCGGAGGCGTTCCGCGGCGAGGATCACGAGATGAGCGACGACCGCGAGGCGTTCTACGACTTCCACGCCTCGCTCTCGGAACCGTGGGACGGCCCCGCGCTGGTGGCAGCCACCGACGGCACCCGAGTCGGGGCGGTGCTTGACCGCAACGGGTTCCGACCCTGTCGGTACGAGGTCACGACCGACGACCGGCTGGTGATGGCAAGCGAGACCGGCGCGCTCGATCTCGATCCGGCCGAGGTCAAGGAGCGCGGCCGGCTCGAACCAGGCCAGCTGTTCCTCGCCGATCCCGAAGAGGGTCGGGTCGTCCCCGACGCGGAGGTGTTCGACGACCTCGCCGATCCGAAGTACGCCGAGTGGATCGAGCAGGAGCAGGTCCAGCTCGACGGCATCGCCGGCGAGGCGGCGCACGAGCACGCCGATCGCGAGCCACACGAGACGGTCGACGGGCTGCGCGCCCACCAGGCGCTCTACGGCTACACCCACGACGAGCTCGACAACCTGCTCGAACCGATGGCGACCAAAGGGAAAGACCCCGTGGGGTCGATGGGCGACGACACTCCACTCTCAGTTCTCTCGCAGTTCAACCGCCCCCTCTTCACCTACTTCAAACAGCTGTTCGCGCAGGTCACCAACCCGCCGCTGGATTACATCCGCGAGGAGCTCGTCACCTCGCTCGAAACCAGGCTCGGCCACCAGCGCAACCTCCTCGACGAGTCGCCCGCTCACGCTTGCCAGCTCGTGTGTGACTCGCCAGTGCTCTCGGACGCCGCAACGGCCGCGATCAAGGGAATGGACGGCGACGGCGCGAACGGCCTCACCACGAAAACGATCGACATCACGTACGAGCCCGCGGACGGGACCGACGGGGCCGGCGACCTCGAAACCGCGGTCGAACGCGTCCGCGAGGCGGCCACCGCCGCGGCCGAGGCGGGCCACGACGTGCTCGTGCTCTCCGATCGGGCGGCGAGCGACGAGCGGGTGCCGATCCCGAGCCTGCTCGCGACCGGCGGGGTCCATCACCACCTCGTCCGGAACGGACTCCGGAACCACGTCGGTCTCGTGGTCGAGTCCGGTGATCCCCGGGCAGTCCACCATCTCGCGACGCTCGTGGGCTACGGCGCTGGCGCGGTCAACCCCTACCTCGCCTATCAGACCATCGCGGACCTCACGGCTGGCGCGGATGGCGCGGCGCGTGAGGAGGCGGTCGCGTCGTACGTCGACGCGCTCGAAGACGGCCTGCTAAAGATCATGTCGAAGATGGGGATTTCCACCGTCCAGAGCTACCAGGGCGCGCAGATCTTCGAGGCCGTCGGGCTGGATTCGGATTTCGTCGTGGAGTACTTCGAGGGCACGGCCGCCCGGACGGAGGGGATCGGGCTCGACGAGATCGAGGCCGATCTCCACGACCGCCACGCGGTCGCGTTCGGCGACGACCCCGACATCGAGCGCCAGGGCGAGTACGAACACCGATCGGACGGCATCTTCCACGAGTGGAATCCAAAAAGTGTCGGCGCGCTCCAGCAAGCCGTCCGGCGGGGCGACTACGAGCAGTACCAGGAGTTCGCCCAGCTGATGAACGACCAGAACGAGGAGCTCCAGACGCTCCGGGGCCTCCTCGAGTTCGACAGTTCCCGAGAGCCGATTCCGATCGAGGAAGTCGAACCGGTCCACGAGATCGTCGAGCGGTTCTCGACGGCGGCGATGAGCCTCGGGAGTCTCTCGCCCGAGATGCACGAGACCAATGCAATCGCGATGAACAGGCTGGGCGCGAAATCGAACACCGGCGAGGGCGGCGAGCCACCCGAACGGTTCGGCACCGAGAAGGAGTGCAACGTCAAACAGGTCGCGTCGGGGCGGTTCGGCGTCACCTCGGAGTATCTCTCCTCGGCCGACGAGCTCCAGATCAAGATGGCCCAGGGGAGCAAGCCAGGCGAGGGCGGCCACCTGCCAGGCAAGAAGGTCAACGAGATGATCGCGCACGTTCGGTACGCTACTCCCGGAGTCGGGTTGATCTCGCCGCCGCCGCTCCACGACATCTACTCGATCGAGGACCTCAAACAGCTCATCCACGACCTGAAGGCCGCGAACCCCGACGCCGACATCAACGTCAAACTCGTGAGTGAGGCGGGGATCGGGACGATCGCGGCCGGGGTGGCGAAGGCGAACGCTGATGTCGTCCACATTTCGGGCCACTCCGGAGGCACGGGTGCGAGCCCCCGCACCTCGATCAAGAACGCGGGACTGCCGTGGGAGCTCGGACTCGCCGAGGCGAACCAGCTGCTTCGGGAAACCAAGCTCCGCTCTCGTATCCGGGTGTCTGCCGACGGCGGGATGAAGACCGGTCGCGATGTCGCGGTTGCGGCGCTGTTGGGCGCGGAGGAGTACATCTTCGGGACCGCATCGCTCGTGACCTCGGGCTGTGTGATGGCCCGACAGTGCCACGAGAACACTTGCCCGGTGGGGGTAGCGACCCAGCGCGAGGAGCTCCGCGACCGATTTCCTGGCGAGCCCGAACACGTCGTGAACTACATGACGTTCATCGCCCAGGAGCTCCGCGAGATCATGGCCGATCTCGGCTTTCGTACTGTGGAGGAGATGGTCGGCCGGCCCAGCCACCTCCGCCAGCGCGACGACGTCACCCAAGAGAAGGCGAAGAAGCTGGATCTCTCCGCGGTGCTCGCCGAGCCGTGGGCCGATGGCGACGCAGATAGGGACGGAGATGAAAGTGGTGACGAGCAGCGGACCAAGACCAGGGAGCAGAACCACGAGATCGACGGCCAGCTCGACCACGACCTGATCGCCGACGCCGAGCCCGCCATCGAGCGCGGCGAACCCGTCCATCTCGACCGGGAGATTTCGAACGTCGACCGTGCGGTCGGCGCGACCCTCTCGAACCGGATTTCGAACGCTCACGGCGGCGATGGGCTCGACGAGGACTCCATCACCATCGACTTCGACGGCGTCGCGGGCCAGAGCTTCGGGGCCTTCCTCGCGGCGGGCGTCACGATGAACCTGACTGGGACCGCGAACGACTACGTCGGGAAGGGGCTCTCGGGCGGGAAGCTCGTCGTCAACACGCCCGAGCGAGCGCCGTACGAGCCCGAGAAGAACGTTCTGATCGGCAACGTTGCACTCTACGGCGCGACCGAGGGCGAGGTGTACGTCAATGGGAAAGCCGGTGAGCGCTTCGCAGTCCGGAACTCCGGCGTGAAGGGCGTCGTGGAGTCGGTCGGCGACCACGGCTGCGAGTACATGACCGGCGGGGCGATCGCGGTGCTCGGCGAGACAGGCAAAAACTTCGCTGCCGGAATGTCCGGCGGGGTCGCGTACGTCCTCGACCGCGAGGGCGACTTCGAGTCGTCGGTCAACCACGGCATGGTGAGCACCACTCGGGAACTGGAGGACAAAGACGAGGAAATGCTCCGTCGACTGGTCGAGAACCACGTCGCCTACACCGGCTCGGATCGGGGCGAGTACGTCCTCGACAACTGGGAGTCGGAGCTAGAACACGTCGTGAAAGTGATGCCCGACGCCTACGCCGAGGTCATCGCCGAGCGCGAGAGCGCCGACGTGCGAACGCAGCCGCCCGCCCACGCGACGACCGCGGGCGGCGAGCGGCCGGTCGTCGAGGGCGGCGCGGACTGA
- a CDS encoding SHOCT domain-containing protein, translated as MDWLRDNALAVWLGVLLVSGILLTVVLGYVGLVVSTALGSGAGAVGVLSGLAFPYLPIVAVLVVTTVISGLGFSWSLLRRLSIPRSKRLQSAAERVERKYPAIDGVGLSGVVSPPEPSAEDALDDLKRRYVAGEIDETTFERKLDRLVANESVDDATAARERDAVLDERSS; from the coding sequence ATGGACTGGCTTCGGGACAACGCGCTCGCCGTCTGGCTGGGGGTGTTGCTCGTCTCCGGTATTCTTCTGACCGTCGTGCTCGGGTACGTCGGACTCGTGGTCTCGACCGCACTCGGCAGCGGGGCGGGAGCCGTCGGCGTTCTGTCCGGGCTCGCGTTTCCCTATCTCCCCATCGTGGCCGTGCTGGTGGTGACCACGGTGATCTCGGGGCTCGGATTCAGTTGGTCGCTGCTGCGCCGGCTGTCGATCCCACGGAGCAAGCGGCTCCAGTCGGCGGCCGAGCGCGTCGAACGCAAGTACCCGGCGATCGACGGAGTCGGGCTGTCGGGAGTGGTTTCGCCGCCGGAGCCGTCGGCCGAGGACGCCCTCGACGACCTGAAACGCCGGTACGTCGCGGGCGAGATCGACGAGACGACGTTCGAGCGCAAGCTTGACCGCCTGGTGGCGAACGAATCGGTCGACGACGCCACCGCCGCCCGCGAGCGCGATGCCGTTCTGGACGAGCGATCGTCCTGA
- a CDS encoding NAD-dependent epimerase/dehydratase family protein: protein MSHAMIIGGTRFIGRHTVRELLDDGYDVTVFNRGNHENPFADDEAVAHVAGDRTNENAVERAAREVDPDIVIDCVAYHPGEVRHATDVFADCEAYVVISSGSAYDDEEIPKREDTTALHGCTDEQAADDSMDSYGPRKAEIDRAVAAAADEGVNAMSVRPPVVYGPHDYTERFDYWIDRVVNHDRVIVPGDGDSLWHLVFAPDVASALRTVAEEGTPGETYNTGDRRLPVLSEWVELIADTLDTEIEIVTANERELGAADLAPDDFPLYRSYPHVLSTAKLAELGWEATPIGTALERTVEDHQASDRTGRENGPDREAEERVLSVLDTL from the coding sequence ATGTCTCACGCCATGATCATCGGCGGCACGCGCTTCATCGGCCGCCACACGGTCCGGGAGCTACTCGACGACGGATACGACGTCACCGTCTTCAACCGCGGGAACCACGAGAACCCGTTCGCCGACGACGAGGCCGTCGCGCACGTCGCGGGCGACCGGACGAACGAGAACGCGGTCGAACGCGCCGCCCGCGAGGTCGATCCAGACATCGTGATCGACTGCGTGGCCTACCATCCGGGCGAGGTGCGCCACGCGACCGACGTGTTCGCCGACTGTGAGGCCTACGTCGTGATTTCGAGCGGGTCGGCCTACGACGACGAAGAGATCCCGAAACGCGAGGACACGACCGCGCTCCACGGCTGCACCGACGAGCAGGCGGCCGACGACTCGATGGACAGCTACGGCCCCCGAAAAGCCGAGATCGATCGCGCGGTCGCCGCGGCCGCCGACGAGGGCGTGAACGCGATGAGCGTCCGCCCGCCCGTGGTCTACGGACCACACGACTACACCGAGCGGTTCGACTACTGGATCGATCGAGTAGTCAATCACGACCGCGTGATCGTCCCCGGCGACGGCGACTCCCTCTGGCATCTCGTGTTCGCACCGGACGTGGCGAGCGCCCTCCGAACGGTGGCCGAGGAAGGCACGCCTGGTGAGACCTACAACACCGGCGACCGCCGACTGCCGGTGCTCTCGGAGTGGGTCGAGCTGATCGCCGACACCCTCGACACCGAGATCGAGATCGTGACGGCGAACGAGCGCGAACTCGGTGCGGCCGACCTCGCGCCCGACGACTTCCCGCTCTACCGGTCGTATCCCCACGTCCTCTCGACCGCGAAACTCGCGGAGCTGGGCTGGGAAGCGACGCCGATCGGGACGGCGCTCGAACGGACGGTCGAGGACCACCAGGCGAGCGATCGCACCGGCCGTGAGAACGGCCCCGATCGAGAGGCCGAGGAGCGCGTGCTCTCGGTGTTGGATACGCTCTGA
- a CDS encoding winged helix-turn-helix domain-containing protein: MSAQAERRPTPTEAFEVLGHETRLAIIEELAKPRRTEWRVAGLPFAELRKAVGVEDAGTFNYHLQALQDHFVGKLDGEYVLRNAGFYLAGAIRAGTYTERIEPRRTETDQECPEHEAAIEAVYEDGFFRLECPEHGMISANALPPGAALGRTMDDLLALADRDTRRMVEKIREGSCPHCWGPMETTVPSTPSPRLAEGETTEVLFARFSCARCGMDAWSPVSIAVLDHPAVVSFYHEHGIDIRKRSTLEISFQDSSTGTVLTEDPIRIAIEFELSGDVLRLVLDDELAVVDTD, encoded by the coding sequence ATGAGCGCTCAAGCGGAGCGGCGACCCACGCCGACGGAGGCCTTCGAGGTGCTAGGCCACGAGACACGGCTGGCTATCATCGAGGAGTTAGCGAAGCCCCGGCGGACCGAGTGGCGCGTTGCGGGCCTTCCGTTCGCCGAACTCCGCAAGGCGGTCGGTGTCGAGGACGCCGGAACGTTCAACTACCATCTGCAGGCGCTTCAGGACCACTTCGTCGGGAAACTCGACGGCGAGTACGTCCTCCGGAACGCGGGCTTTTACCTCGCCGGCGCGATCCGCGCGGGAACCTACACCGAACGCATCGAACCACGTCGGACGGAGACCGATCAGGAGTGTCCGGAACACGAGGCGGCCATCGAAGCGGTCTACGAGGATGGGTTCTTCCGGCTCGAATGTCCCGAGCACGGGATGATCAGTGCGAACGCGCTGCCGCCCGGTGCGGCGCTCGGACGCACGATGGACGATCTCCTCGCGCTCGCAGACCGAGACACGCGGCGCATGGTCGAAAAGATCCGTGAAGGGTCCTGTCCGCACTGTTGGGGACCGATGGAGACAACCGTTCCCTCTACGCCGTCGCCGCGACTCGCCGAGGGGGAGACCACCGAGGTACTGTTCGCGCGGTTTTCCTGCGCTCGGTGCGGAATGGATGCATGGAGTCCGGTCTCGATCGCCGTCCTCGACCACCCGGCAGTGGTCTCGTTTTACCACGAGCACGGCATCGACATCCGGAAGCGTAGCACGCTCGAAATCAGCTTTCAGGACAGTTCAACCGGCACCGTTCTCACTGAGGATCCGATCCGGATCGCCATCGAGTTCGAACTCAGCGGAGACGTGCTTCGGCTAGTTCTCGACGACGAACTGGCGGTCGTCGACACCGACTGA
- a CDS encoding ABC transporter permease, giving the protein MATDTEPTTTVQDRYEPTTAVPWLHQVKAFALRTLRELFRNRSALFWGLVSPVFFYVLFGVIVPQGPSSGAYKASNAVAFGVFGAFSVTLVIFAATLSADLTNKRYRKLRSLPIAPSADVLGRFVGGFALAVVSFSLVLAVGLVTGASFALRGLLSIPIVLTSLFLFCLLSVAAAVLVAAVIDEGEYIVGVTNMLVLGLFFVTGYNGLVPGLMPEPLPGLVNYVPNALAARLGIYHLTTIGPNGPLSPPPLPTGPEYLALLAGYTVVIGAVASVVMRRYIYAGDGGE; this is encoded by the coding sequence ATGGCGACGGACACCGAACCCACCACGACCGTCCAGGACCGATACGAACCGACGACGGCCGTCCCGTGGCTTCACCAGGTGAAGGCGTTCGCGCTCCGGACGCTCCGGGAACTGTTCCGCAACCGGAGCGCCCTGTTCTGGGGCCTCGTCTCGCCCGTATTCTTCTACGTGTTGTTCGGCGTCATCGTTCCACAGGGCCCGTCTTCGGGCGCATACAAGGCGTCGAACGCCGTCGCGTTCGGGGTGTTCGGAGCGTTCAGCGTCACACTCGTCATCTTCGCTGCCACGTTGAGCGCCGATCTCACCAACAAGCGCTATCGGAAGCTTCGTTCGCTGCCGATCGCGCCGTCAGCCGACGTTCTCGGCCGATTCGTGGGTGGGTTCGCCCTTGCTGTGGTATCGTTTTCGCTCGTACTGGCGGTGGGGCTCGTCACCGGAGCGTCGTTCGCGCTCCGGGGACTGCTATCGATACCGATCGTGCTGACGAGCCTGTTTCTGTTCTGTCTGCTCTCGGTGGCGGCCGCCGTGCTGGTCGCGGCGGTGATCGACGAGGGCGAGTACATTGTCGGCGTGACGAACATGCTCGTGCTCGGCCTCTTTTTCGTGACGGGCTACAACGGCCTCGTCCCGGGACTGATGCCCGAACCGCTGCCCGGACTCGTCAACTACGTCCCGAACGCGCTCGCGGCGCGGCTCGGGATCTATCACCTCACGACGATCGGGCCGAACGGACCGCTCTCGCCGCCCCCGCTGCCGACCGGGCCGGAGTATCTCGCGCTGCTCGCTGGGTACACCGTCGTCATCGGAGCGGTCGCATCGGTGGTCATGCGCCGCTACATCTATGCAGGCGACGGGGGTGAATGA